The following are from one region of the Deinococcus aestuarii genome:
- a CDS encoding heavy metal translocating P-type ATPase: protein MTSSDPNMPRSHLEYFVDGMDCASCVQKVERMIERLPGADGVKTSFNKQTLELDLDESRTPRSQLEENLKALGYTPSPLHQAATSTAAAPAQLEYFVDGMDCASCVQKVERMVNGLPGTGDVRTSFNKQTLALALDEGQTPRATLESNLKALGYTPSLLGGVPPAALDHDHHDHSGHDHSAHDHAGHGHVHEVPKPGQPWYATGQGKLVVTSGILLALAWLFGFIEPQFATVGFIAATLLGVWPLAKKAVASARFGDPFSINTLVSLAAIGAILIGEAAEGAVVVFFFAVGELLEGIAAGRARAGIQALAALAPKTALLVEGQGTREVPADALQVGQTVQVNPGARVPADGTILSGTSSLDDSPVTGESVPVVKSAGNSVYAGSINTDGVLTVRVDKAASDNTIARIIHMVEEAEGSKAPTARFIDRFSRYYTPGVVAVSALVALVPPLLFGAQWHPWLYKGIALLLIGCPCALVLSVPAAITSGISAGTRRGLLIKGGAALESIGSVKTVAFDKTGTLTAGKPRVTDVVGQDRQEVLRLAAAVESGSSHPLAKAITDAAKGSKLTVPAAVNAQAIPGKAVTATVEGRSFSVSSPRYAATLTTLPADLSASIETFEKQGRTAVVLLDGPTPLGVIAIRDEPRPDAREAIAQLRALGVNTVMLTGDNARTGRAIASDLGMDVQAELLPEDKLKVIADLKAQGGVSMVGDGINDAPALAQSDVGIAMGGGTDVALETADAALLQERVTGVANLVSLSRATMQNIKVNIAFALGLKAIFLVTTLLGYTNLWMAILADTGATALVTANALRLLRWKGSGPAAPRTVTATPTPTRA from the coding sequence ATGACGTCCTCGGACCCCAACATGCCCCGTTCCCACCTGGAATACTTCGTGGACGGGATGGACTGCGCGAGTTGCGTGCAGAAAGTCGAACGGATGATCGAGCGTCTCCCCGGCGCGGACGGCGTGAAGACCAGCTTCAACAAACAGACCCTCGAACTGGACCTGGACGAGTCCCGCACGCCCCGCAGCCAACTGGAGGAGAACCTCAAAGCCCTCGGGTACACGCCCAGCCCGTTGCACCAGGCAGCCACGTCCACGGCGGCCGCCCCAGCCCAGCTCGAATACTTCGTGGACGGCATGGACTGTGCCAGTTGCGTGCAGAAGGTCGAGCGGATGGTCAATGGCCTGCCCGGGACCGGGGACGTGAGGACCAGCTTCAACAAGCAGACTCTGGCCCTGGCACTCGATGAGGGGCAGACGCCCCGGGCCACTCTGGAGAGCAACCTCAAGGCCCTGGGGTACACACCCTCGCTGCTGGGCGGGGTGCCTCCGGCTGCCCTGGATCATGACCACCACGATCACAGCGGTCACGACCACAGTGCCCACGACCACGCCGGACACGGCCATGTTCACGAGGTCCCGAAGCCCGGTCAGCCCTGGTACGCGACCGGCCAGGGCAAGCTCGTCGTGACCTCCGGCATCCTGCTCGCCCTGGCCTGGCTGTTCGGCTTTATCGAGCCTCAGTTCGCCACCGTCGGTTTTATCGCCGCGACTCTGCTGGGCGTGTGGCCGCTGGCGAAGAAGGCGGTGGCGAGTGCCCGCTTCGGTGACCCCTTCAGCATCAACACGCTGGTGAGCCTCGCCGCCATCGGCGCCATCCTGATCGGGGAAGCGGCCGAGGGCGCGGTCGTCGTGTTCTTCTTCGCGGTCGGCGAGTTGCTGGAGGGCATCGCCGCCGGTCGGGCCCGCGCCGGGATTCAGGCGCTCGCGGCGCTGGCTCCCAAGACGGCCCTGCTCGTCGAGGGCCAGGGCACCCGTGAGGTGCCCGCCGACGCCCTTCAGGTCGGGCAGACCGTGCAGGTGAACCCCGGGGCCCGTGTGCCCGCCGACGGCACCATCCTGAGCGGCACCTCCAGTCTCGACGACAGCCCCGTGACGGGGGAGAGCGTGCCCGTCGTGAAGAGCGCCGGGAACAGCGTCTATGCGGGCAGCATCAACACGGACGGGGTGCTGACCGTGCGGGTGGACAAGGCCGCCAGCGACAACACCATCGCCCGCATCATCCATATGGTCGAGGAGGCCGAGGGCAGCAAGGCGCCCACCGCGCGCTTCATCGACCGCTTCAGCCGGTATTACACGCCGGGCGTGGTGGCCGTGTCTGCTCTGGTCGCCCTGGTGCCGCCGCTGCTGTTCGGGGCCCAGTGGCACCCCTGGCTCTACAAGGGGATTGCCCTGCTGCTGATCGGCTGCCCCTGCGCCCTGGTGCTCAGCGTTCCCGCCGCCATCACCAGCGGGATCAGTGCGGGGACCCGGCGCGGCCTGCTGATCAAGGGCGGCGCGGCGCTGGAGAGCATCGGGAGCGTCAAGACGGTCGCCTTCGACAAGACGGGGACGCTGACCGCCGGGAAGCCGCGCGTGACCGACGTGGTGGGGCAGGACCGCCAAGAGGTGCTGCGCCTCGCCGCCGCCGTGGAGTCGGGCAGCAGCCACCCGCTGGCCAAGGCCATCACCGACGCCGCGAAGGGGAGCAAGCTCACCGTACCCGCCGCCGTGAACGCCCAGGCCATCCCGGGCAAGGCTGTGACCGCCACCGTTGAGGGCCGTTCCTTCAGCGTCAGCTCCCCCCGGTACGCCGCGACCCTGACGACCCTCCCCGCCGACCTGAGCGCCAGCATCGAGACCTTCGAGAAGCAGGGCCGGACCGCCGTGGTGCTGCTGGACGGCCCCACCCCGCTCGGCGTCATCGCCATCCGGGACGAGCCCCGTCCTGACGCCAGGGAGGCCATCGCACAGCTTCGCGCGCTCGGCGTGAACACGGTGATGCTGACCGGGGACAACGCCCGCACGGGCCGGGCCATTGCCTCGGACCTGGGGATGGACGTGCAGGCCGAACTGCTGCCCGAGGACAAGCTCAAGGTGATCGCGGACCTGAAAGCGCAGGGCGGCGTGTCGATGGTGGGCGACGGCATCAACGACGCGCCCGCGCTGGCCCAGTCGGACGTGGGCATCGCGATGGGGGGCGGCACCGACGTGGCGCTGGAGACCGCCGACGCCGCCCTGCTGCAAGAACGCGTCACCGGGGTAGCCAATCTGGTCTCCCTGTCACGCGCCACCATGCAGAACATCAAGGTGAACATCGCCTTCGCGCTGGGCCTCAAGGCGATCTTCCTGGTCACCACGCTGCTGGGCTACACGAACCTCTGGATGGCGATCCTGGCGGACACCGGCGCGACCGCTCTGGTGACCGCCAACGCCCTGCGCCTGCTGCGCTGGAAGGGGAGCGGTCCCGCCGCCCCCCGGACCGTCACGGCCACGCCGACCCCCACCCGGGCCTGA
- a CDS encoding DUF2171 domain-containing protein, whose amino-acid sequence MTMGSQIQEHMPVMCADGHPHGEVDRVDGEYIKLTRDDSGTHHWLPLSAVDHVDEHVHLKLNHEQVHQQWLSEDPHPEHRQ is encoded by the coding sequence ATGACGATGGGATCACAGATTCAGGAGCACATGCCGGTGATGTGCGCGGACGGGCACCCGCACGGCGAGGTGGACCGGGTGGACGGGGAGTACATCAAGCTGACCCGGGACGACTCGGGGACGCACCACTGGTTGCCGCTGAGCGCGGTGGACCACGTGGACGAGCATGTGCACCTCAAGCTGAACCACGAGCAGGTGCATCAGCAGTGGCTGAGTGAGGACCCCCACCCCGAACACCGGCAGTAA